The sequence below is a genomic window from Pseudoxanthomonas sp..
CATCGCAGCCGCGAGCACCGACCGCGCGATCGCGCGCACCATCCTCGTGCTGGCCCATGAAATGGGCCTGCGCACCATCGCCGAGGGCGTGGAGACGCCGGAACAGATGCGCGCGCTGCAGCAGATGGGCTGCGACGAGATGCAGGGCTATTTCTTCGGTCGCCCGATGGAGGTCGACGAGGCCACCTCGCTGGCGCGCGGCGAGCTGCGCCAGACGGCGACCTGAGGCTCGACCCCACCGCCGATCCATCCTGGCGTGCGGATCGCCGGCAGGGCCGACGCCGCGTCAGCCCAGAGAACGCGCGCCGCCGGCATGGTGCAGTTGCGCGATGAACGCGCGCCCCGCCGGACCCGGCGGCGCCTCCTTGCGCCACACCGCACGCATCGGCATCTGCGCGTAACGCGGGTCGGCGTCGGCGAGGTGAACGCGAGACAGGCGACCGGCCGCGAGGTCTTCTTCGACGATATGCAGCGGCATGTGGCCCCAGCCCAGGCCGGCGCGCAGGAACGCATGCTTCGCGCCCAGGTCCGCGAGCCGCCAGGTCAGCGGCGACTGCACCGCGAAGTCGCGGCCCGCCGTCAGCGGCGTGCGGTCGGTGAGTACCAGCTGCACGTGCTTGACCAGCGTCTTCGCAGGCACGGCGCCGCGTACGTGCGCCAGCGCGTGCGAGGGTGCGGCCACGGTGACGAACGGCACCGGCGGCAGCGGCTCCACCGCCAGTGCGTCCGGCAGTTCCGGCAGCGAACCCACCACGCCGATCCGGCAGGTGCCGTCGAGCACCGGCTGGATCACACCGCCCAGCACTTCCACGTACAGGCGCAGCGGCGTGTGCGGGAACGCGGTACCGCTGTGCGCGGCGGCGCGGGTCAGCGCCGGCATCGGGAACATCACGTCCACCGCCACCGAGAGTTCCGGCTCCAGTCCTTCGGCCACGCTGCGGGCGCGCGCCTTGAAGGTGTCCATGTGCTCGGCCACCGCGCGCGCTTCCACCAGCAGCGCGCGGCCGGCGTCGGTGAGCTGCGGATAGCGGGCGCTGCGGTCGAACAGGCGCACGCCCAGCTGCAGCTCCAGGTTGGCCAGGGTCTGGCTGACCACCGATTGCGCGCGCCGCAGCTTGCGGCCGGCGGCGGAAAAGCTGCCCTGCTCCGCCGCCGCGATGAAGGTGCGCAACTGGTCGAGGGTGACGGCGTCGAGCATCTATCGCTCCGGACGATGGAATTCATCGAAATATATAGGCTTCCGGGATGCATGGCGACGGCCTAACCTGCGCCCCGTTCCCGCTGCACCCACCCATTCCCCGGAGTCCGCCATGTCCACCGTTACCGCACCGCTCACCCGCACCCCTGCCCTTCGCGGCGCCGCCGACCTGGCCGGCCGCACGCTGCTCGCCTCGCTGTTCGTCATCTCCGGCCTCGGCAAGCTGGCCGCCTACGCCGGCACCGCCGGCTACATGGAATCCGTCGGCGTCCCCGGCGCGCTGTTGCCGCTGGTCATCGCGCTGGAAGTGATCGGCGGCCTGGCCATCGTCGCCGGTTACCGCACCCGCATCGTGGCCAGCCTGCTCGCCGCGTTCTCGATCGCCAGCGCCGTCCTGTTCCACAGCAACCTCGGCGACCAGATCCAGCAGATCATGTTCCTGAAGAACAT
It includes:
- a CDS encoding LysR family transcriptional regulator, translating into MLDAVTLDQLRTFIAAAEQGSFSAAGRKLRRAQSVVSQTLANLELQLGVRLFDRSARYPQLTDAGRALLVEARAVAEHMDTFKARARSVAEGLEPELSVAVDVMFPMPALTRAAAHSGTAFPHTPLRLYVEVLGGVIQPVLDGTCRIGVVGSLPELPDALAVEPLPPVPFVTVAAPSHALAHVRGAVPAKTLVKHVQLVLTDRTPLTAGRDFAVQSPLTWRLADLGAKHAFLRAGLGWGHMPLHIVEEDLAAGRLSRVHLADADPRYAQMPMRAVWRKEAPPGPAGRAFIAQLHHAGGARSLG
- a CDS encoding DoxX family protein encodes the protein MSTVTAPLTRTPALRGAADLAGRTLLASLFVISGLGKLAAYAGTAGYMESVGVPGALLPLVIALEVIGGLAIVAGYRTRIVASLLAAFSIASAVLFHSNLGDQIQQIMFLKNIAIAGGFILLASRGAGGWSVDHR